The genomic region AGTTATTTAAATTCTTCAAAAACAACTGATACAAGTAAAGCAAATTCAAATGAACAAGAAATCCAATACCTTATAAAGTTTATAAAGGATGTGGAAAGTCAGCTACAGGTCTTAGAGGATGAAAAACAAGAACTAATTAGAGAGCTAAACTATTATAATAAAAAGGTTGAGTATTTTGAAAATAAGCTTGTGGAATTAAAAAAACAATATTTAACTTTAGATGAAATTGTTAATAAAGATATTGTTAAGGAAACAAGCTTACTCGATAAAATTATTAATTACTTCAAGTAATAGCCACCTTTTTATATGAATTTCTTCCATTGATTTTCTCAACTAGATAAATTCCGGATATATTTTTCTTTAGGTTCGCTGACTCATCAAGTAATAGCTTTAAATCATCTTGCTCATTAAATTTTATTGAGTAACTACAACCTGATTTAATTCTACATGGCGTAGAGATAAGTAGATATTTATTTGGATGAGTACTCTTAAAATAGTGATACATTTGCATTGCATGATTTCTTGATTCATAAACAGCTATAAAATATGTTTGTGCAGGGCTTACTTTGTACATGTATAATCCTCCTGTTCTTTTAATTAGGATTTATACTAACAATATATGATAGTCATATTAACATGTTACGAAAAATAATAACCATTCTTATTTATATTAAGAATGGTTATTTTTTAATAGATTTAAGTGTTTTGATATTATTTTCTCATATCCATTTTCCGTTGGACTATAATATGTTTTACCCTCAAGCTCTTTAGGCATATACTGCTGTTTAACGTAATTATTCGGATAACTATGGGGATATAAATAATCTAGCCCGTGTCCTAGCTTACTTGCACCACTATAGTGGGAATCCTTTAAATGATTTGGAATTGTACTATTAATATTGTGAACATCCTGTAGAGCCATATTAATACCCATATAAGAAGCATTGCTTTTAGGAGCACTGGCTAAATAGGAAGTTGCTTGGGCTAGAGTTATTCTCGCTTCAGGCATACCTATAATCTGTACTGCACTATGGGCTGCTATTGCTATGTTAATTGCAAGGGGATCCGCATTACCAACGTCCTCCGAGGCACTAATTATTAGTCTCCTGGCTATAAACTCTGGATCCTCCCCTGCATATATCATCTTAGCTAAATAATGCAATGCCGCATCTGGGTCACTACCTCTAATACTTTTTATAAAAGCTGAAATTGTATCATAATGATTATCTCCATCCTTATCATAATGAACAGCCTTCTTTTGTATAGATTCCTGTGCAACGCCTAAATCTATTATTACTTTACCCTCTACATTAGGATACGAACTTAGGCAGGCGATCTCTAAAGCATTCAATGCCCTTCTAGCGTCCCCATTAGCTATAGTTGCAATATGATCTAAAGCCTCCTCACTAATTTCAACTAATAGATTACCAAATCCATACTCTTTGTTTTGCAAAGCCTTTAATAATATTGCTTTAATAGCTTTCTCATTAAGTAATTCAAGCTTTAGCAAGGTAGTTCTTGAGATTAAAGCCTTATTAATTTCAAAAAAAGGATTCTCTGTTGTAGCACCTATTAATGTCAATAAACCATTCTCAACATAAGGTAAAAGTGCATCCTGTTGATTTTTCGAGAAGCGATGAATCTCATCTATAAACACAATACATTTTTTTCCATATATAGTTGTTATTTCGTTAGCCTTATTAACTAATTCTCTTATTTCCTTTACCCCACTATTAACTGCATTTAAAGTAAAAAATGTTCCACCTATTTCATTTGCCAGTACGTGAGCCAATGTCGTTTTTCCAGTACCAGGTGGTCCATATAAAATAATTGAGGGTAATTTCTTTGACTGAATACATCTCATTAAAAACTTATTATTGCTTAAAATGTGATCCTGTCCAACTATATCAGAAAGTTTTCTAGGTCTCATTCTATCCGCTAAGGGGGCAAGTGCCTCCATGTTTTTCTCTTGTACCATATCAAATAAGTTCAAATTTATCACCTTACTTTATTTTTATTTACTAAAAAGAAATCTGACTAAATATACAATATCAGATTTCTTCTAATTATTATAGACTTTATTAATAATTTAAAGTTAGAATTATAGGCACAAAAAAGTCTGCATTAACACAATATGTATACATTAACATAAATTTGCACAAAAACAAGTTATGGCTACAAGCTAATTGAACAAGAAATAATGCCTGACCGTATTCACCTTTTTATATCTGCCCCACCTACTGTTGCTCTGCAAATATATAGTTAGAGCATTGAAAACATATCTGACAATGTAGTGTTTAAAGAATTTCTGAAACTAAAACAGGCAATATTGTAGGGCAGTGTTTTTCGGAGCAGAGTGTATTATATTGTTACTGGGGGCACAGTGTCCTCATAAACAATTCAAAGATTATACAAAAAAAGAACGTATAATTTTTTAGGCTATTGTATATAGAAATTATTAGCGTAATTCATCCTCCAAAATAAACAACTGAGGTTTTCTTGTGGTAATATATAAAATAAGATTTGAGATAATAATACTATGATTTTGGAGTGATAGTTCATGACGTTTAAAACTAATGTAATGAGATTTTTAGATAAAGCTAAAGTAGAATATAAAAGTCATTGTTATACAAATACAAATGCTGTTTGTGGCATTGATGTTGCAAATGTTTTAAATCAGAATTCCAAGCAAGTTTTTAAAACACTTGTAACAGTAGGTGGAACTAATAAATATTATGTATTTTTAGTTCCTGTTGCAGATGAATTAGATTAAAAAAAAGCTGCTAATAGTGTAAATGAGAAAGCAATTAAAATGCTGAAATCAAAAGATTTATTGTATATTACAGGGTATGTACATGGAGGTTGTTCACCCGTTGGTATGAAAAAAAGTTTTATAACTACGATTGATGTATCAGCAGCCAATTTTGAAACTATTATATTTAGTGCCGGGAAAATTGGTTATCAAGTGGAGGTAAGCCTTGAAGAATTAAGAAAGGTTATTACATTTAGTTTATACGACATTATTCAAGCATAAGAAGTGTTTTAGATTGGCTCACTCTTCAGTAAAAAGAATGGTCTATCACACTCAGTTGATATGCCATTCTTTTTTTGTATGCAAAATAACAGTATTCTTTCTTGTTTGTTTATCCGACTATTTAGAAAAATCTTTAAAAATTCTATCTGCTAGTTCTTTTTCATTTGTATTATTATTAAGAATTCCAGTTTCCTTAAATTCTTTAATTGCAATATCTATTGCTCTCTTTCCACCTTCAACACTTGGGTTATAATTAAATCCTTCTAATAATTCAAGTGCATATTCCTTTGTACCGGATATATGTCCTTTGTCTAATAGAATATCTACGGTTTCTTCTTTATTATCCTGTACCCACTCAGCGGCTTTCATAACTGCTTTAGTTATAGCTTCTGCTGATTCTGGATCGTTACGTAAAAACCCACCTCTAAATGTTAATAAACAGCAATACTCCCCAGAAAAATCATGGTCATGTGTACTAGAACGAATAAAGTCTACTTTACCTTCATCAACCCAATTAAGAGAAACTTGCTCTGTAGTTACGGCAGCCTGAATTTCCCCATTTTCTAATGCAGTGATTAATTGCTGAGCAGGATAGTCTCTCCACTCAAAATCCTCTGGGTTTAGCCCTTCTTTTAATATTGATCTATAAGCAAAATTCATTGGCACTCCACCAATACCACCTGATACACCAATAACCTTACCCTTTAAATCATTAAAAGAATTATATCTTGAATTTTTCAGTGATACCGCAGCTAAACAGCCAGTGTGTATACCTGTCGTAAATACTAAATCTAAACCTGATTCTACAGGTTTTAACCAAGACATTAGTAATCCATCAGTTACATCAACCTTGCCAGTTGCTAATCCATCCCTCAAAGTTGGATAATCTCCTTTAAAAAGAGTTACATCAAAACCTGCTTCCTCTAAAAATCCTTTTTCATAAGCCATTAATAAAGCTGCTTGACATACGGAACCACTCTGTCCTAAAGTTATTTTTTTAAGTTCAGAGCTAGTATCTTTTTGTTTAGCGCAGCCTACTAAAAAACTTGCTAAAACAGATAAAACAATTAAAATGATTACTTTACTTTTGACTATACCTTTCATCTTCTCTTCCTCCTTATTTTTATTTCACTCTTCAAAGAGTTGGAAAGCTTAAATACTAACTATAAATAAAATTCTAGTGCCTCTTGTTTTTCAAGTCCTAAAGTTTCTAATATTTTTGATCTTAGCTTAAAGAAATCCGGGTCACTTCTTCTCCTAGGTCTACTAATCTCCACATTAAATATTTTCTGAATCTTCCCAGGTCTTGGAGTCATAACTACTATTTGATCACTTAAGTAAATTGCTTCGTCAATATCATGGGTGACCATTATCATAGTAGTTTTCTTTTCCTGCCAAATCTTTAATATTTCATCCTGCATATTCATCTTTGTAAACGCATCCAAAGCTCCAAAGGGTTCATCCATTAAAATAACCTTTGGACTATTTACTAAAACCCTAGCAAGAGCAACTCTTTGTGCCATTCCGCCAGAAAGCTGATGAGGATAAGATTTTTCAAAGCCTTCTAAACCAATAAGCTTAATATAGTGATCTATCTCCGAACTATTCTTAGCACCAATATTTCTTGCCTTTAAACCCGCTGAAACATTACCCTTAACTGTCAGCCATGGAAATAAATTTGGGTTTTGAAAAACAAGTCCTCTAAGATAATCTGGCCCTTGTATTTCTTCCCCATCTATATATAGTGAGCCAGAATCTGGTTTATCTAATCCTGCTATTAACCGTAGTAATGTTGACTTTCCACAGCCACTGGCACCAATAAACGAAATAAATTTTCCAGACTGTATTTTTAAGTTTATATTTTCAAGGGCAGTAATATCCTCATTGCCCTCTGATTTATAAACTCTACTTACGTTCTCAACTATTATTTCACCTAGTTCTACATTTGTACTTTCTAGTTTTTTTTTATTTGACTGACTACTTACCATTTAATAACCCCCTTCTGCCAGGACAAGAACTTGTTTCTAACTTTAAATAACAATGTAATAACACCAGAAAAAGTTATTAGTATTATTAATAGACTTGCATATACTTTGTCATACTCTGCCCAACCAGTAGCCCAAGTAATATACCATCCCAATCCCGCCTTTACTCCCATCATTTCTGCAACTATTAATGTCACACATGCTACTGTTATTCCTTGAAAAAGACCAAGAAATATGTGTGGAAGGGCTCCAGGTATAGCAACGTTTAATATCATATACTTTTCCTTAGCCCCCAAAGTTTTTGCAACCTCAAAGTATGCGTTATTCACATTCTGTATACCTGAATAAGTTAATAAAGTTACAGGGAACCACACTGCTAAGGCAATTAAAAATACGCTACCAGCAAAGCTTGTAGGAAAAAGTATCATAATTATTGGGATTAATGTTACAGCCGGTATTGGCCCTAAGGCCCTCATAATTGGCATTAACCAATAGCTTATTCCTTTATACCAGCCCATCAGTGTTCCTGTAATAAATCCTACAGAAGCCCCTGCAATATATCCTAGCCCTAAAAGTCTTAATGAATGTAGTACACTTATGAAAAGTACCCTTCTGTCATTTACTAATGCATTAAGAACCTTATCTGGCCATGGAAAAAAAGGTAGAGGCAGCTTCCCCGATTTTAAAGTTAAAATGTCCCAAAGTATTAAAAATATAATAAACACGAAAAATAAGGGTGCATTATTTTCAATGCTTTTTCTTAAAACTTCACTTTTTCTATATGCGATCAAGGCCCCGATGTAAACAATACATCCGACAAGAATAAATAACTCATACTCCGCTGAATGTATTTTAGTTTTAGATGAATTAAATTATGATTTTTAAAAAGCGCCCCTAGTAAAGAAATCCTCAGGTATTTCTAGGTATTTCATAACGGTTTTGACATTGTCTTCTAAAGGTTTATGATATCCTCGATGAAGGATACCGTTAATTTTTACAGTAGACGTTGCAACTGAAAAAAATATTCTATAAATTGCCATAAGTGAAGGGCGATCCATCTTTATTTTACCAGGACCAACAATTGTTGATTTATCATTTTCTAAGCCTCTTCTTACAACATATTCAGCTACACTTAATAAAAGCATTAGAATAAGTAACAGATAACCCAATGCCTCTACACGTCTAGGTGAATCAACAAAAAATGAGTTGACAAATTGAGGTGATTTCAAAAATTGAAATTTCCTCTCAACCGCACTTTGGGTTTTATATTCTAGAAGAATATCTACAGCACTCATAGATTGCTTTGTGGACACCACAATAAATAAGCACTCTTTATCTAAACTTTCTTGAATGCTTTTTTCATCCTTGGTCACTGCAAAAGTAAAAGTATATTTTAAGCCAACTGTATCCTTGGAAGTATCTTGACTAGGTCTACCCCTACGCCTTATTTCTTGGCTTTCTATTTCTATAGACACTTTGTGATACTGGAGTTTATTTAACTCTTGGCGATTTAATTTATTAATTTCAAGCTGTGCATCTTCTAAACAGGCAAAGCTTCTTTGATTCATAGTTTTAGCTAGTTTTTCTAAGGTTTTGGATTCATTGAGAATACGTTTTTCAAGGGTCTTTGCTTTCTGAAACTTAAGTTTTTCTGAATAGCATACTGCCATCTTAAGTGGAATTCCTTGATATACACATTCAGTTTCATAGACACGGTAAAGTGATGGCTTTGTTGATGTTGGAACTTCAACAGTAGGAAGTTCATTAACGGTGTAGCCAGGCATATTCTAGTGCTTTTTTACCTTCTTTTATATTATCTGGCATACGTGTAATCAGCTCAATACCTAGGGAACGTGATTTTTGTAGGAATGCTTTTGTAAAAGCGGCACTATCAGCAATGTAGAAAAATTCTTCTTGTTCTAATTCAAACTGCTCCCGTAGCTGCACTGCGCGGTCTAGATAATCAATATTAGAATGCTTATCATCGGCATTACCGGATAACAAAAATCCGTCAATGCAAATGCCTTGAGTTGTGCCCAAAGCAAACTTAATTTGTTTCTTATCAAAGCGCTTTTGTTTTGAGTAACCAAAGGTAATATCAACGACTCCTGCAGTACCATCACTTGTTTCATACTGTCCCCACATTACCTTTGAAGTAGTATCAAAGTTAATATTAGAAAGCTTAATGCCATAACGCTTGAAGGCACTTACTGATAACTCTGAGTACAAAGCTAAGCATCCTGCATCAACCATAGCATCTAGGAAGCCACCAAACCTATCATCATTAAGCTTATTTATATCAATAGGCATGCCAAAAATGGTTTCAAGATCAATATTTTGAAAATATTCGTCCATTCGTGATAGAGGGTGATGATCATCTGCCATGTTGATTAGCATTAGTTGAGCCATAATTCCATAGGAAATATCAGTTGGGCGACCTTGATGTTGTTCTAAATGTTTATTAAAAATTGTATCCAAATTAACTTGTTGACAAAGACCAGCGATGAGTCCAGCTTTGCCGTCATAAAATGATTTGATTTGGCCAAAATCAATCTTCATAAATTCACCTTGTATAATGAAAACATAGGGGAAGTCATTATACATTTTCCTTTCTAGATTATTTTCTATATAATCTTTATAGGCGCTGTGGATTAGTTTGTTCACCTACGGCAGCTGTCCCTATACAGCCGACTGTTTCTTTTGAGGCTATAACCACAGCTCTATGTTCATTTGTTAATTAGTTAGATAACGCTTTGACGTTTTATATATAGCAAGGATACATTTAACATAGGGTTTGTGGAAACATAGCGTACTATATTTAAGGAGTTGATTACTATGTTATTTGTGGGCATTGATGTTGCCAAAGCTAAACACGATTGCTGTATCTTAGACTCTGATGGTGTTATTCATACTAATTCTTTACGTATTTCTAATTCTAAGGAAGGTTTTGATACCCTATATTCTTCTATCCTTTCTGCTCTTGGCTCCAAGAGTATTAACAACGTAAAAATAGGACTTGAATCAACAGGTCATTACAGCACAAATATCACAAATTATCTGTATTCCAAAGGCTTTCAGGTCACCATCCTAAATCCATTGGCTACTAATCTTTTCCGTAAGGCTCAAACCCTTAGGAAAACTAAAACAGATAAGACCGACGCTAAGGTCATTGCAACTATGCTCTTTACTGATGAATCTAAATCCTATTCACCAGTATCATATCAGATTCAGGAGCTAAAGTCACTAACAAGACACCGTCATAGAATGGTTAGTTACCGTTCTAGACTTAAACTTTCAGTTAGTCGCTTAATAGATATCATTTTTCCTGAATTGCCAAGCTTATTTTGGTCTATACACCAAAGTTCCAGCTATGCATTATTAATTGAATTACCAACCCCCGATAGTATTTACAACTGCAATCTGACAAAGTTGACAAACCTAATAAGAACAGCCTCTAAAGGTAAATATAGCAAAGAGAAAGCAATTGCTTTAAAAGAGCTTGCTATCAAATCTATTGGGTCAAGCAATCGCTCTCTGACCTTCGAATTACAACAAACTATTCGCCTCATACAATCTGTACAAACAGAAATAGATGCATTAGATAATCAAATTAAATTAGTCGTACAAGAACTCAATACCCCACTCATTACTATTCCTGGCATTGGATATACTCTAGCTGCCATTATATTAGCTGAAATTGGTCATATTGATCGTTTCTCCAACCTTGACTAAACTTCTTGCATTTGCAGGTATGGATCCTTCTACTTACCAATCTGGGACTTACAATGCATCTAAAACTCCAATGGTTAAGAGAGGCTCTACATACCTTAGGTGGGCTATTATGCAAGCATCTAGACTTGTTGCTATGCGCGATAAAGTCTTTAGTGATTATATGGTCAAAAAGCGTTCTGAAGGCAAACACTTCAATGTTGCCAGATGCCATGTCGGTAAAAAGTTAATTAGGGTAATTTACTACCTCCTAAAAAACAATACTGCATTTGTTCCACAAGTCTAATTTAATCTATTTTTTTCAGAGCAACTGAGTTGCTCTGTTTGTCATGCATTTTTTTGTAATAGATGTCTTTAAAATTATTTTCTTCATGACTTCTTTAAATACGAAATTTTTCTTGACTTCATATAGTTAGTCTCGAATATATTAATATATACTTATTCGAGATGAAATTCAAAAATCCTTTTTGTATATTTATGGAAATTAAAATATTTACTTGGTAAATTTAGTTAGGCGGAATATGAGAAATAAAGGATAAATATTAGTAATTTTATTAATTCCATAATTCGGTACTAAATAGTATATTAGTAAGTTAATAGTCACAGCTACTAATGGTAAAGCCCAAACTATATTGAAACTGCTTCTGTTTTTCCTTAGATCCTTCTGCATAATCGTCCCCCTCAAACACTTTTAAAAAATTTTAAATATGAAAATAAAAAAAGGCTAAAATATATTTCTATTAGAAAAATATACTTAGCCTCCAGTTTTCTGGTCAACTAAAATTATAAGTTATAATAATTGCTCTACTTTAATCTAACCTTTTCATTCTTTTCCAGTTGAATTACTTTGCCGTCTTGAATAATAAGTGTAACAGAACCAAACTTAACTGATTCAATAAGATCTAACAATTTGATTAAGCTTTCCTTCGATATGCTTTTCTCGTTTATTTTATCTAAATAATTGTCCACTACCCCTACCTCCATATCAAAAGCTTAAATATCAATTATTAATTACACTAAGTATCACATCTGTAGTTTATATAAAAACAAAAGAAATGATT from Serpentinicella alkaliphila harbors:
- a CDS encoding DUF3343 domain-containing protein, translating into MYKVSPAQTYFIAVYESRNHAMQMYHYFKSTHPNKYLLISTPCRIKSGCSYSIKFNEQDDLKLLLDESANLKKNISGIYLVEKINGRNSYKKVAIT
- a CDS encoding replication-associated recombination protein A gives rise to the protein MNLFDMVQEKNMEALAPLADRMRPRKLSDIVGQDHILSNNKFLMRCIQSKKLPSIILYGPPGTGKTTLAHVLANEIGGTFFTLNAVNSGVKEIRELVNKANEITTIYGKKCIVFIDEIHRFSKNQQDALLPYVENGLLTLIGATTENPFFEINKALISRTTLLKLELLNEKAIKAILLKALQNKEYGFGNLLVEISEEALDHIATIANGDARRALNALEIACLSSYPNVEGKVIIDLGVAQESIQKKAVHYDKDGDNHYDTISAFIKSIRGSDPDAALHYLAKMIYAGEDPEFIARRLIISASEDVGNADPLAINIAIAAHSAVQIIGMPEARITLAQATSYLASAPKSNASYMGINMALQDVHNINSTIPNHLKDSHYSGASKLGHGLDYLYPHSYPNNYVKQQYMPKELEGKTYYSPTENGYEKIISKHLNLLKNNHS
- a CDS encoding transposase: MCTKTSYGYKLIEQEIMPDRIHLFISAPPTVALQIYS
- a CDS encoding YbaK/EbsC family protein produces the protein MTFKTNVMRFLDKAKVEYKSHCYTNTNAVCGIDVANVLNQNSKQVFKTLVTVGGTNKYYVFLVPVADELD
- a CDS encoding ABC transporter substrate-binding protein, giving the protein MKGIVKSKVIILIVLSVLASFLVGCAKQKDTSSELKKITLGQSGSVCQAALLMAYEKGFLEEAGFDVTLFKGDYPTLRDGLATGKVDVTDGLLMSWLKPVESGLDLVFTTGIHTGCLAAVSLKNSRYNSFNDLKGKVIGVSGGIGGVPMNFAYRSILKEGLNPEDFEWRDYPAQQLITALENGEIQAAVTTEQVSLNWVDEGKVDFIRSSTHDHDFSGEYCCLLTFRGGFLRNDPESAEAITKAVMKAAEWVQDNKEETVDILLDKGHISGTKEYALELLEGFNYNPSVEGGKRAIDIAIKEFKETGILNNNTNEKELADRIFKDFSK
- a CDS encoding ABC transporter ATP-binding protein — translated: MVSSQSNKKKLESTNVELGEIIVENVSRVYKSEGNEDITALENINLKIQSGKFISFIGASGCGKSTLLRLIAGLDKPDSGSLYIDGEEIQGPDYLRGLVFQNPNLFPWLTVKGNVSAGLKARNIGAKNSSEIDHYIKLIGLEGFEKSYPHQLSGGMAQRVALARVLVNSPKVILMDEPFGALDAFTKMNMQDEILKIWQEKKTTMIMVTHDIDEAIYLSDQIVVMTPRPGKIQKIFNVEISRPRRRSDPDFFKLRSKILETLGLEKQEALEFYL
- a CDS encoding ABC transporter permease, with the protein product MIAYRKSEVLRKSIENNAPLFFVFIIFLILWDILTLKSGKLPLPFFPWPDKVLNALVNDRRVLFISVLHSLRLLGLGYIAGASVGFITGTLMGWYKGISYWLMPIMRALGPIPAVTLIPIIMILFPTSFAGSVFLIALAVWFPVTLLTYSGIQNVNNAYFEVAKTLGAKEKYMILNVAIPGALPHIFLGLFQGITVACVTLIVAEMMGVKAGLGWYITWATGWAEYDKVYASLLIILITFSGVITLLFKVRNKFLSWQKGVIKW
- a CDS encoding IS1634 family transposase, encoding MPGYTVNELPTVEVPTSTKPSLYRVYETECVYQGIPLKMAVCYSEKLKFQKAKTLEKRILNESKTLEKLAKTMNQRSFACLEDAQLEINKLNRQELNKLQYHKVSIEIESQEIRRRGRPSQDTSKDTVGLKYTFTFAVTKDEKSIQESLDKECLFIVVSTKQSMSAVDILLEYKTQSAVERKFQFLKSPQFVNSFFVDSPRRVEALGYLLLILMLLLSVAEYVVRRGLENDKSTIVGPGKIKMDRPSLMAIYRIFFSVATSTVKINGILHRGYHKPLEDNVKTVMKYLEIPEDFFTRGAF
- a CDS encoding DUF4277 domain-containing protein; the protein is MNKLIHSAYKDYIENNLERKMYNDFPYVFIIQGEFMKIDFGQIKSFYDGKAGLIAGLCQQVNLDTIFNKHLEQHQGRPTDISYGIMAQLMLINMADDHHPLSRMDEYFQNIDLETIFGMPIDINKLNDDRFGGFLDAMVDAGCLALYSELSVSAFKRYGIKLSNINFDTTSKVMWGQYETSDGTAGVVDITFGYSKQKRFDKKQIKFALGTTQGICIDGFLLSGNADDKHSNIDYLDRAVQLREQFELEQEEFFYIADSAAFTKAFLQKSRSLGIELITRMPDNIKEGKKALEYAWLHR
- a CDS encoding IS110 family RNA-guided transposase translates to MLFVGIDVAKAKHDCCILDSDGVIHTNSLRISNSKEGFDTLYSSILSALGSKSINNVKIGLESTGHYSTNITNYLYSKGFQVTILNPLATNLFRKAQTLRKTKTDKTDAKVIATMLFTDESKSYSPVSYQIQELKSLTRHRHRMVSYRSRLKLSVSRLIDIIFPELPSLFWSIHQSSSYALLIELPTPDSIYNCNLTKLTNLIRTASKGKYSKEKAIALKELAIKSIGSSNRSLTFELQQTIRLIQSVQTEIDALDNQIKLVVQELNTPLITIPGIGYTLAAIILAEIGHIDRFSNLD
- a CDS encoding transposase codes for the protein MTKLLAFAGMDPSTYQSGTYNASKTPMVKRGSTYLRWAIMQASRLVAMRDKVFSDYMVKKRSEGKHFNVARCHVGKKLIRVIYYLLKNNTAFVPQV
- a CDS encoding YezD family protein; the protein is MDNYLDKINEKSISKESLIKLLDLIESVKFGSVTLIIQDGKVIQLEKNEKVRLK